From the genome of Cognaticolwellia beringensis, one region includes:
- a CDS encoding cupin domain-containing protein, translating into MSGQYPNKIKSLPLYDGRFDAYKLAANGSDVLFASYPAGTDIPEHQHETDNYGVITRGELILTMQGETQRIKVGQWYHVPANVKHSAKFEEVTDEIEIWFHPE; encoded by the coding sequence ATGTCTGGCCAATATCCGAATAAAATAAAATCACTTCCCCTTTACGACGGTCGCTTCGACGCATACAAGTTGGCAGCAAATGGCAGTGATGTATTGTTTGCGTCTTACCCTGCTGGAACAGATATACCTGAACATCAACATGAGACGGATAACTACGGCGTGATCACCCGCGGTGAATTGATTTTAACTATGCAAGGTGAAACACAACGTATAAAAGTAGGGCAGTGGTACCATGTTCCAGCCAATGTAAAACACAGCGCTAAGTTTGAAGAAGTGACGGATGAAATTGAAATTTGGTTTCATCCTGAGTAG
- a CDS encoding phosphotransferase family protein, translating into MRRDKPIEEKKPMTATVTFDVEKLTQYLESHVAGFMGPITLTKFTGGQSNPTYKVAAKSGLYVLRSQPPGKLLKSAHAVDREYQVLDALQDTDVAVAQVYHLCRDTSVMGAMFYLMEFCDGAVYWSASLPEITSNAYRSQMYDAMNKSLVALHSVDINAVGLQDYGKAGNYFERQFARWTSQYRTTELHKIPAMDQLIIWLENHLPEDDGRVCLVHGDFRLDNMMFAKDKPEIMAVLDWELSTLGHPFSDLAYQCMQLRMPQGMGTIDGLQGVDRASLGIPTEAEYVADYCQRMGIERIENWSFYLAFSFFRLAAIVQGVAKRASQGNASNEHASKVGAFVEPLAQMALSMINNSAKQ; encoded by the coding sequence ATGAGAAGAGATAAACCAATTGAAGAGAAAAAACCTATGACAGCAACGGTTACATTTGATGTAGAAAAATTAACGCAATACCTTGAGTCTCATGTCGCTGGTTTTATGGGCCCGATCACCTTAACAAAGTTTACCGGCGGGCAATCAAATCCTACCTATAAAGTAGCAGCCAAATCAGGTTTGTATGTACTGCGCAGCCAGCCGCCGGGCAAATTATTAAAATCTGCCCATGCGGTTGACCGAGAATATCAAGTGCTTGACGCACTACAAGATACAGACGTTGCCGTTGCTCAGGTCTATCACCTTTGTCGTGATACCAGCGTTATGGGGGCGATGTTTTACCTGATGGAGTTTTGTGATGGCGCTGTTTATTGGAGCGCATCTTTACCTGAAATTACAAGTAATGCTTATCGTAGCCAAATGTATGATGCGATGAATAAATCATTAGTCGCGCTGCACAGTGTCGATATAAATGCTGTGGGTTTGCAAGATTACGGTAAAGCGGGTAATTATTTTGAACGACAATTTGCTCGTTGGACTTCGCAATACCGTACAACAGAACTACATAAAATTCCTGCCATGGATCAGTTAATAATTTGGCTTGAAAATCACTTGCCTGAAGACGATGGTCGAGTTTGTTTAGTTCATGGTGATTTTCGCTTAGACAATATGATGTTCGCCAAAGATAAACCTGAAATTATGGCAGTGCTCGATTGGGAGTTGTCCACTTTAGGACATCCTTTTTCTGATTTAGCTTATCAATGTATGCAATTACGTATGCCTCAAGGTATGGGCACTATCGATGGCTTACAAGGCGTTGATAGAGCAAGTTTAGGCATACCAACCGAAGCAGAATATGTTGCAGATTATTGTCAACGCATGGGTATTGAACGTATCGAAAATTGGAGCTTCTACCTCGCGTTTAGCTTCTTTAGATTAGCAGCGATAGTGCAAGGTGTCGCAAAACGTGCATCTCAGGGTAATGCTTCAAATGAACATGCCAGCAAGGTAGGGGCGTTTGTTGAACCACTAGCGCAAATGGCTTTAAGTATGATTAACAATTCAGCTAAGCAATAA
- a CDS encoding SDR family oxidoreductase, producing MSTNLFDLTGKIALVTGASRGIGEQIALLLAQNGAHVIVSSRKVEGCQKVVDQIISAGGSAQAIACHIGELEQIENIFAQISAEHGKLDILVNNAATNPYFGHVLDTDLGAFQKTVDVNIRGYFFMSTIGAKLMKANNGGAIVNVASINGVIPGDYQGIYSITKAAVISMTKTFAKECAQFNIRVNALLPGGTDTKFASTLVNNPKILDQLLNHVPMKRVAQPEEMAGTVLYLVSNASSYTTGTAINVDGGYLIG from the coding sequence ATGAGTACTAATTTATTCGATTTAACAGGAAAAATTGCTTTAGTTACTGGAGCGAGTCGTGGTATTGGCGAGCAAATAGCATTATTACTCGCACAAAACGGCGCACATGTCATTGTTTCTAGTCGTAAAGTTGAAGGTTGCCAAAAGGTTGTCGATCAAATTATTTCAGCAGGTGGCAGTGCACAAGCCATTGCTTGTCATATTGGTGAATTAGAACAAATAGAAAACATTTTTGCTCAAATTTCAGCTGAGCACGGAAAATTAGATATATTAGTCAACAATGCCGCTACAAACCCTTACTTTGGCCATGTATTAGATACCGATTTAGGGGCATTTCAAAAAACCGTTGACGTTAATATTCGTGGTTACTTTTTCATGTCAACGATTGGCGCTAAATTAATGAAAGCGAACAACGGAGGGGCAATCGTTAACGTAGCCTCTATCAACGGTGTTATTCCTGGAGATTACCAAGGGATATATTCCATCACCAAAGCTGCGGTTATTTCTATGACCAAAACATTTGCGAAAGAATGTGCACAATTTAATATTCGCGTTAATGCTTTATTACCGGGTGGCACAGACACTAAATTTGCCTCCACTTTAGTTAATAATCCAAAAATATTAGACCAATTGCTGAATCACGTGCCAATGAAGCGTGTCGCGCAGCCTGAAGAAATGGCGGGCACAGTTTTGTACTTAGTTTCAAATGCCTCTAGCTACACCACTGGAACAGCGATTAATGTCGATGGCGGCTATTTAATTGGATAG
- a CDS encoding 6-carboxytetrahydropterin synthase has protein sequence MQLFVNDLTVIDFSYCCASRGIVGESWIVDVLLDGSLNEMSMVLDFAVVKKQIKAIIDDAVDHKLLLPMQENTISVEVSENRPGHEFVNFTSKQGGYYLQSPSCAFAKIDTKQIDIASVTDYLTTIILTHLPKNVQGLTLNLRPEVIDGAYYHYTHGLKLHDGNCQRIAHGHRSKIHIYKNGQRSAALEDVWSLRWQDIYLASEADRISLSDIELSATAMANLTPDHQLFSYFAPQGRFDIAVPSTILDVVDCDSTVELLADFIVRQLKKQSPLDEFKVVAFEGVAKGAIANG, from the coding sequence ATGCAGTTATTTGTAAATGATTTAACCGTTATCGACTTTTCGTATTGTTGCGCGTCTCGTGGCATTGTGGGTGAAAGTTGGATTGTAGATGTTTTGCTTGATGGCAGCTTAAATGAAATGAGCATGGTGCTTGATTTTGCCGTGGTTAAAAAACAAATTAAAGCCATTATTGATGACGCTGTCGATCATAAACTATTATTACCGATGCAAGAAAATACAATTAGTGTTGAGGTTTCAGAGAATAGACCCGGCCATGAATTTGTAAACTTCACCTCAAAACAGGGGGGGTACTATTTACAATCACCTAGTTGTGCCTTTGCCAAAATAGACACCAAGCAAATAGATATTGCCTCGGTAACCGACTATTTAACAACGATAATTCTGACTCATTTACCGAAAAATGTTCAAGGATTAACCTTAAACTTGCGACCTGAAGTCATCGATGGTGCTTACTATCATTATACTCATGGTTTAAAACTGCATGATGGGAATTGCCAACGTATCGCCCATGGTCACCGCTCGAAAATTCATATCTATAAGAATGGCCAACGCTCAGCCGCGCTAGAAGACGTGTGGAGTTTACGCTGGCAAGATATTTACTTAGCCAGTGAAGCAGATCGCATATCGTTAAGCGATATAGAACTGTCTGCAACGGCTATGGCTAATTTGACGCCCGATCACCAATTATTTTCTTACTTTGCGCCGCAAGGTAGATTTGATATTGCCGTACCAAGCACAATTTTGGATGTGGTTGATTGTGATTCAACGGTTGAGTTATTGGCAGACTTTATTGTTCGCCAACTTAAAAAACAATCGCCGCTTGATGAATTTAAAGTCGTTGCCTTTGAAGGTGTTGCAAAAGGAGCTATTGCCAATGGCTAA
- the pyrC gene encoding dihydroorotase → MTTFTITRPDDWHVHLRDGASLNNTVADISRYFGRAIIMPNLVPPVTNAELATQYHQRIMAANPSKQFQPLMVLYLTDQTTAEDIKAAKASGIVYAAKLYPAGATTNSSSGVTNVDNIAPVLAAMEEVNMPLLVHGEVTDHDIDIFDREAVFIDTILRPLVAKYSTLKIVLEHITTKNAVDFVKAAGANVAATITVHHLLFNRNHMLVGGIRPHYYCLPILKRNIHQHALVEAATSGSDKFFLGTDSAPHAQGAKEAACGCAGAYTAHAAIELYAEAFEQAGALDKLEGFASLHGPKFYNLPVNSDKITLVKEAWNVPATMAFGCDEVVPIRANETIAWQVK, encoded by the coding sequence ATGACCACATTTACAATTACTCGACCAGACGACTGGCATGTACATTTACGTGACGGTGCAAGCTTAAATAATACGGTTGCAGATATCAGCCGCTACTTTGGTCGCGCTATTATAATGCCAAACCTGGTACCGCCAGTGACTAATGCTGAATTAGCGACCCAATACCATCAGCGTATTATGGCCGCTAATCCGAGTAAGCAATTCCAACCGTTAATGGTGTTGTATTTAACAGATCAAACCACGGCTGAAGATATTAAAGCCGCAAAAGCATCGGGTATTGTATACGCGGCTAAGCTTTATCCAGCCGGGGCAACTACAAACTCTTCATCAGGTGTAACAAACGTAGATAACATTGCACCTGTGTTAGCGGCAATGGAAGAAGTTAACATGCCATTATTAGTGCATGGTGAAGTTACCGATCATGATATTGACATTTTTGACCGTGAAGCCGTATTTATCGATACCATATTGCGTCCGTTAGTAGCAAAGTACTCAACATTAAAAATAGTGTTAGAACACATTACCACCAAGAATGCTGTTGATTTTGTTAAAGCGGCAGGTGCAAACGTTGCGGCTACAATTACGGTTCATCATTTATTATTTAACCGTAATCATATGTTAGTGGGTGGTATTCGTCCTCATTATTATTGTTTGCCAATTCTAAAGCGAAATATTCACCAACACGCATTAGTGGAAGCAGCAACAAGTGGTAGCGATAAATTTTTCCTAGGCACTGATTCTGCACCACATGCACAAGGTGCTAAAGAAGCCGCTTGCGGTTGCGCTGGTGCTTATACTGCACATGCTGCAATTGAATTATATGCCGAAGCTTTTGAACAAGCCGGAGCACTTGATAAACTTGAAGGCTTTGCTAGTTTACATGGTCCTAAGTTTTATAACCTACCCGTAAACAGTGATAAAATAACGCTAGTAAAAGAAGCATGGAACGTACCTGCAACCATGGCATTTGGCTGTGATGAAGTTGTGCCAATTCGTGCAAATGAAACCATTGCTTGGCAAGTAAAATAG
- the yejK gene encoding nucleoid-associated protein YejK codes for MSLIISNITLHFLSKKEETGEVVLRLGPENVAASSKIESFVDALHKIYNSKGSKAYGHFSSMPAEGDSARFVDVMESYLSDAQTFHQFSGQAGNLLKNELEKYDLAETGYLIVCHYEYMGGRYLLVAIIPISEHYSVDGELNISADQHLDTNKLQLAARIDLFDYQNNAEGNRYISFIKGRAGRKVSDFFLDFLSCEEGLNSKEQTQTLVQAVEDYVSVNQFDANEKQQTRKELLSYCKEQKESAQDVSLQEIGNVIKTEESGQDFYKFCQEQAYPIEESFPHDQAVVNKVTKYAGYGNGISLSFERSHFGQDVVYSPANESITIYKVPPNLKDQLLALMESNASQNASQSASQGQAPVQSNETADLGNINNADNADNSENEF; via the coding sequence ATGAGCTTAATAATTTCGAATATAACACTGCATTTTTTATCAAAAAAAGAAGAAACAGGTGAAGTTGTACTCAGGTTAGGGCCTGAAAATGTTGCGGCTAGCAGCAAAATAGAAAGTTTTGTTGATGCGCTGCATAAAATTTATAATAGTAAAGGTAGTAAGGCTTACGGGCATTTTTCATCAATGCCAGCCGAAGGTGACAGTGCCAGATTTGTTGATGTTATGGAAAGTTATTTAAGTGATGCGCAAACTTTTCATCAATTTAGTGGCCAAGCCGGTAACTTACTTAAAAATGAATTAGAAAAATATGATCTGGCTGAAACTGGTTATTTAATCGTCTGCCACTACGAGTATATGGGCGGTCGTTATTTACTGGTGGCTATTATTCCTATCTCTGAACATTATTCTGTTGACGGTGAATTAAATATTTCAGCCGATCAACATCTTGATACTAATAAACTACAATTAGCTGCCCGTATCGATTTATTCGATTATCAAAATAATGCGGAAGGTAACCGTTACATTTCTTTTATTAAAGGTCGTGCCGGTAGAAAGGTGTCTGACTTTTTCTTAGATTTTTTAAGTTGTGAAGAAGGTTTAAATTCCAAAGAGCAAACCCAAACTTTAGTACAAGCGGTTGAAGACTATGTGTCGGTTAATCAATTTGACGCTAATGAAAAGCAACAAACGCGTAAAGAGCTATTAAGTTACTGTAAAGAGCAAAAAGAGTCGGCGCAAGATGTTTCATTGCAAGAAATTGGTAATGTCATTAAAACGGAAGAGAGTGGCCAAGACTTTTACAAATTTTGCCAAGAACAAGCTTATCCGATTGAAGAATCATTTCCACATGATCAAGCGGTAGTGAATAAAGTCACTAAATACGCAGGTTATGGTAATGGGATCAGCTTAAGTTTCGAGCGCAGCCATTTTGGTCAAGATGTTGTTTATAGTCCGGCCAATGAAAGTATTACTATTTATAAAGTGCCGCCAAACTTAAAAGATCAATTATTGGCGTTAATGGAAAGTAATGCGAGTCAAAACGCTAGCCAAAGCGCTAGTCAAGGCCAAGCGCCAGTGCAGAGTAATGAAACCGCTGACTTAGGTAATATAAATAATGCAGATAATGCCGATAATTCGGAAAACGAATTCTAA
- a CDS encoding NADH:flavin oxidoreductase, with product MSINNTATEKLFQSFTAGGLTLKNRTVMAPMTRTFSPNYVPNSDVAKYYRRRAEGNVGLIITEGTFISHKAANGYERVPAIYGEEALAGWKHVVDEVHAAGGKIAPQLWHVGSVRKEGIGPDKTIPAYSPSGLYKPGAANGVAMSQADIDEVVASFAQAAADSKAIGFDAIEVHGAHGYLVDQFFWEGTNQRSDKYGGSLENRARFAVEIVQAIRLAVGEDFPIIFRFSQWKQQDYNAKLCQTPEELATFLSLLSNAGVDVFHASTRRFWLPEFEGSELNLAGWTKKLTNKPVITVGSVGLDSDFTSEESADLGGTSNPTGIEGLLTRLNNDEFDLVAIGRALLVDPEWVNKIQHNKDDEIAQFNKDALMTLS from the coding sequence ATGAGTATCAACAACACGGCAACTGAAAAACTTTTCCAGTCATTCACCGCAGGCGGTTTAACGCTAAAAAATCGTACGGTTATGGCACCAATGACCCGTACTTTTTCTCCCAATTATGTCCCCAATAGTGATGTAGCTAAATATTATCGCCGCAGAGCTGAAGGTAATGTCGGTTTAATTATTACTGAAGGTACTTTTATTTCGCATAAAGCGGCCAATGGTTATGAACGTGTGCCCGCTATTTATGGTGAAGAAGCACTAGCAGGCTGGAAACATGTAGTAGATGAAGTGCATGCTGCAGGTGGAAAAATAGCACCACAGTTATGGCATGTTGGCTCAGTACGTAAAGAAGGTATTGGTCCAGATAAAACAATTCCTGCTTATAGTCCTTCAGGTTTATATAAGCCGGGCGCAGCAAACGGTGTGGCGATGAGCCAAGCAGATATCGATGAAGTTGTTGCCTCGTTTGCACAAGCTGCCGCTGATTCCAAAGCTATTGGCTTTGATGCGATTGAAGTGCATGGCGCGCATGGCTATTTGGTTGATCAATTTTTTTGGGAAGGTACAAACCAACGTAGCGATAAATATGGTGGCTCATTAGAAAATAGAGCGCGATTTGCGGTTGAAATAGTACAGGCTATTCGCCTTGCTGTCGGTGAAGACTTTCCGATCATCTTTAGATTTTCTCAATGGAAGCAGCAAGATTACAACGCCAAGCTTTGCCAAACGCCTGAAGAATTAGCCACATTCCTATCATTACTCAGTAATGCAGGCGTCGACGTATTTCATGCTAGTACTCGCCGTTTTTGGTTACCTGAATTTGAAGGTTCAGAGCTTAACCTTGCCGGCTGGACCAAAAAACTTACCAATAAGCCCGTTATAACCGTCGGTAGCGTAGGTTTAGATAGCGACTTTACGAGTGAAGAAAGCGCTGACCTTGGTGGTACATCGAACCCAACAGGAATTGAAGGTTTATTAACCCGTTTAAATAACGATGAATTTGATCTGGTGGCCATTGGCCGCGCGTTGTTAGTTGACCCTGAATGGGTAAACAAAATTCAGCACAATAAAGATGACGAAATAGCACAATTTAATAAAGACGCACTGATGACATTGAGTTAG
- a CDS encoding M23 family metallopeptidase: MAKPCSLLFRLSFIAILLVSQVVSANPQAETELSVQYFQGALIVGKTEPENKVTLNGDAIKVSKNGDYALGFSRDEKNNSELMIISPNGNIEKRILKPLKRKYNIQRVKGISKKIMNPNKKAISRVGEDNKKIKAARQVDSDLTAFAQGFIAPIEGIITGVYGSQRYYNGVPKTPHYGLDYAGKKGDPVKSPADGKVLMYVSDMFYSGGTMIIDHGHGVTSTFLHLSDAYVEVGDSVTQGQLIAAVGASGRATGPHLDWRINWFNMRLDPALVLKLKPLKL, from the coding sequence ATGGCTAAGCCGTGTTCATTATTATTTAGGCTTTCGTTTATCGCGATTTTATTAGTTTCTCAGGTTGTGTCAGCCAATCCACAAGCTGAAACTGAGCTTAGCGTGCAATATTTTCAAGGTGCGCTAATTGTTGGTAAAACCGAGCCTGAAAATAAGGTAACACTTAATGGTGATGCAATTAAGGTATCTAAAAACGGTGACTATGCGTTAGGTTTCAGCCGAGACGAGAAAAATAATAGTGAATTGATGATCATTAGCCCGAACGGCAACATCGAAAAGCGTATATTAAAACCTTTAAAGCGTAAATATAATATTCAACGGGTTAAAGGCATTTCGAAAAAAATAATGAACCCGAATAAAAAAGCGATCAGTCGCGTTGGGGAAGATAATAAAAAAATTAAAGCCGCTCGACAAGTTGATAGCGATTTAACTGCGTTTGCTCAAGGTTTTATTGCGCCTATTGAAGGTATAATTACCGGTGTTTACGGCAGCCAACGTTATTATAACGGGGTGCCTAAAACGCCACATTATGGTTTAGATTATGCCGGTAAAAAAGGTGACCCCGTAAAATCACCAGCAGACGGTAAAGTTTTAATGTATGTCAGCGATATGTTTTACTCTGGCGGCACTATGATTATTGATCATGGCCATGGAGTCACTTCAACATTTTTACATTTGAGTGACGCATACGTCGAAGTGGGTGATAGTGTCACTCAAGGCCAATTAATCGCCGCGGTAGGCGCAAGTGGCAGAGCAACAGGGCCACATTTAGATTGGCGTATAAACTGGTTCAACATGAGATTAGATCCTGCCTTAGTGTTAAAACTAAAACCGCTCAAGCTTTAA
- a CDS encoding DUF1414 domain-containing protein, producing MPIVSKYSNERVEKIIKDLLDVLVNESATPDLALMCLGNTLTEIIINNVPKKEREAIVNNFTNALKQSIQNSK from the coding sequence ATGCCTATTGTATCCAAGTATTCCAACGAACGTGTAGAAAAAATTATTAAAGATTTGCTTGATGTTCTCGTCAACGAGTCTGCAACCCCTGATCTAGCGCTGATGTGCCTAGGAAATACCCTGACAGAAATTATTATAAATAATGTGCCAAAAAAGGAACGTGAAGCAATAGTGAACAATTTTACCAACGCATTAAAACAATCTATACAAAATTCCAAATAA
- a CDS encoding LysR family transcriptional regulator: protein MKVDLNLFVVFEAIYCEGNITKAAAALNLSQPAVSHSLSKLRHNFDDALFIRQGNEMRPTPVANNVIADVREALQQLKVCLAQSRQFEPLVSRNNFNVSLHGGLEASYLPPLMQRIKKEAPLINLQSSRRVNRSELESKLASGDIDLAIDTLVSVSDNILHTQLEQNKFVVLARKNHPNIKSTLDLDTYLAQDHVLVSSRTIGPSIEDFELGRLGLQRKIGLRCQHAFSACQVIAENDMLLTLIETTAKMYSEILDLVVYPLPVTLHDIDVHLYWHRNVDFDPANKWLRNQIIQTTTKIK from the coding sequence ATGAAGGTAGACTTAAATTTATTTGTGGTATTTGAAGCGATTTACTGCGAAGGCAATATTACTAAAGCGGCAGCTGCGCTAAATTTATCGCAACCTGCGGTTAGTCATTCGTTAAGTAAACTTCGTCATAATTTTGATGATGCTTTGTTTATTCGTCAAGGTAACGAAATGCGCCCCACACCTGTGGCAAACAATGTAATAGCCGATGTTCGTGAAGCGTTACAGCAATTGAAAGTTTGCTTGGCACAGTCGAGACAATTTGAACCCTTAGTTTCTCGCAACAACTTTAATGTTTCTTTACATGGCGGTTTAGAAGCTTCCTATTTACCGCCCTTAATGCAACGAATAAAAAAAGAAGCACCTTTAATTAATTTACAAAGTAGCCGCCGAGTTAATCGTAGTGAATTAGAAAGCAAACTTGCCAGTGGCGACATTGATTTAGCAATAGACACTTTGGTATCGGTAAGCGACAATATTTTACACACGCAATTAGAGCAGAATAAATTTGTGGTGTTAGCACGTAAAAACCATCCTAATATAAAATCTACATTAGATTTAGATACCTACCTCGCACAAGATCACGTGCTCGTCTCATCGCGTACAATCGGGCCTAGCATTGAAGATTTTGAGTTAGGTCGATTAGGACTACAACGAAAAATTGGCTTGAGGTGTCAACATGCATTTTCTGCATGCCAAGTTATCGCCGAGAACGACATGTTGCTGACATTAATAGAAACAACCGCAAAGATGTACAGCGAGATACTTGATTTGGTGGTATACCCATTGCCTGTTACTTTGCACGATATTGACGTACATTTATATTGGCACCGTAATGTAGACTTTGACCCGGCAAATAAATGGTTAAGAAATCAGATTATTCAAACTACAACAAAAATAAAATGA
- a CDS encoding acyl-CoA dehydrogenase family protein, which yields MDFEYSDKVKELIARVTVFMNEHIYPVEAQMHQQVAENPWSTPPLMEALKAKAKAQGLWNLFLPVSYGKYSAGLTNLEYAPLAEIMGKVMWASEVFNCAAPDTGNMEVLAKYGNEAQKKQWLEPLLEGKIRSAFAMTEPEVASSDATNIELRIERDDDEYVINGRKFYISGACRKQCEIMIVMGKTDPGNSNRYIQQSQVLVPMNTPGVTMVRPMQVFGYNDAPEGHAEITFENVRVPLTNIIVGEGKGFEIAQGRLGPGRIHHCMRSVGIAQRALDLMCKRVNERIVFGQPMIKQQSVREDIAISACQIEQARLMTLKAAQKMDAEGNKAAKDIIAMIKIVAPSMALDVLDRAIQCHGAVGVSQDTFLAHAYAGQRTLRLADGPDQVHMMQLGRDLVKKLT from the coding sequence ATGGATTTTGAATACAGTGACAAGGTTAAAGAGTTAATTGCGCGTGTAACCGTGTTTATGAACGAGCATATTTATCCTGTTGAAGCGCAAATGCATCAGCAAGTTGCTGAAAACCCATGGTCAACACCGCCGTTAATGGAAGCACTTAAAGCCAAGGCAAAAGCACAAGGCTTATGGAATTTATTTTTACCGGTAAGTTACGGTAAATATAGTGCTGGTTTAACTAACTTAGAATACGCACCGCTTGCAGAAATTATGGGTAAAGTGATGTGGGCATCTGAAGTGTTTAATTGTGCTGCACCTGATACGGGTAATATGGAAGTATTGGCTAAATATGGAAATGAAGCGCAGAAAAAACAATGGTTAGAGCCACTACTTGAAGGCAAAATTCGTTCAGCTTTTGCGATGACAGAGCCAGAAGTAGCCTCAAGTGATGCAACTAACATTGAACTACGCATTGAACGTGATGACGACGAATATGTTATCAACGGTCGAAAATTTTATATTAGCGGCGCGTGTCGCAAACAATGTGAAATTATGATCGTGATGGGTAAAACAGACCCAGGTAATAGCAACCGATATATTCAGCAGTCTCAAGTGCTAGTACCGATGAATACACCGGGTGTAACTATGGTGCGCCCAATGCAAGTTTTTGGATATAACGACGCACCAGAAGGGCATGCAGAAATCACTTTTGAAAATGTCCGCGTACCCCTTACAAACATTATTGTAGGTGAAGGCAAAGGCTTTGAAATTGCACAAGGCCGTTTAGGCCCAGGTCGTATTCACCATTGCATGCGCTCAGTTGGTATCGCACAACGCGCCTTAGATTTAATGTGTAAGCGGGTTAACGAACGCATTGTTTTTGGCCAGCCGATGATCAAGCAACAATCTGTGCGTGAAGACATTGCCATTTCAGCGTGTCAAATTGAACAAGCCCGTTTGATGACCTTAAAAGCAGCACAAAAGATGGATGCTGAAGGTAATAAAGCCGCTAAAGATATTATCGCGATGATAAAAATTGTTGCACCGAGTATGGCGCTTGATGTACTTGACCGCGCTATTCAATGCCATGGGGCTGTAGGGGTTAGTCAAGATACCTTCTTAGCTCATGCGTATGCAGGACAAAGAACGTTACGTTTAGCTGATGGCCCAGATCAAGTCCACATGATGCAACTAGGCCGAGATTTAGTGAAAAAGTTGACGTAA
- a CDS encoding histidine phosphatase family protein yields MSAIYLIRHGQASFGKADYDQLSEKGNSQSQLLGKFWQALPAPDKIFLGDLLRHEQTLENFIEGYQGAKPSTVLHSGFNEFNHVDMLSSYDAQWKNFALMASKTSQQPDANRLFQKEFSLALKRWVSGKYDNDYIESWSQFKKRCITALQNVVNQELILKKSVNNIKPTQNICIFTSGGAISVIIQHILGLTDENTLAVLQQLRNTGVTKLFFSKNKLTVDYLNNYAHLTQAGADWVTFK; encoded by the coding sequence ATGTCGGCTATTTATCTGATCCGCCACGGGCAAGCCTCATTCGGTAAAGCTGATTATGATCAATTGTCAGAGAAAGGCAATTCTCAATCTCAGTTACTCGGTAAGTTTTGGCAAGCACTTCCTGCACCCGATAAAATATTTTTAGGTGATTTACTGCGCCATGAACAAACATTAGAAAACTTCATAGAAGGTTATCAAGGCGCTAAACCTTCCACCGTTTTACATTCAGGTTTTAATGAGTTTAATCATGTCGACATGTTATCGAGTTACGATGCCCAGTGGAAAAACTTTGCGCTTATGGCATCAAAAACCAGTCAACAGCCTGACGCCAATCGACTTTTTCAAAAAGAGTTTAGCCTAGCGCTTAAACGTTGGGTTAGTGGTAAGTACGATAATGACTATATTGAAAGCTGGTCACAATTTAAAAAACGTTGCATTACTGCGCTGCAAAATGTTGTTAATCAAGAATTAATCCTTAAAAAATCCGTAAATAATATTAAGCCAACACAAAATATATGTATTTTTACATCAGGCGGTGCTATTTCCGTAATTATTCAGCATATATTAGGTTTAACTGACGAAAATACCTTAGCAGTACTTCAACAATTACGTAATACCGGTGTAACCAAATTATTTTTTTCGAAAAACAAATTAACGGTCGATTATTTGAATAATTATGCTCATTTAACCCAAGCGGGTGCTGACTGGGTAACGTTCAAATAA